The Williamsia sp. DF01-3 genome has a window encoding:
- a CDS encoding L-rhamnose mutarotase — MAPIPTTHLTDSRAGDGPPARRRVCFTMNLRPERVDDYLAAHEHVWPEMLDALRTAGWHNYSLFLRRDDGLVVGYLETDDFDRAMAEMDATDVNARWQSSMAEYFTDPAGRGPDQTLERLTDYFHLD, encoded by the coding sequence CAGGAGATGGACCACCGGCACGCCGGCGAGTGTGTTTCACCATGAACCTGCGACCGGAGCGCGTGGACGACTACCTCGCGGCGCACGAGCACGTCTGGCCCGAGATGCTCGACGCCCTGCGCACCGCCGGCTGGCACAACTACTCACTTTTCCTGCGACGCGACGACGGACTGGTCGTCGGCTACCTCGAGACCGACGACTTCGACCGTGCAATGGCCGAGATGGACGCGACTGATGTCAACGCCCGCTGGCAGTCCTCGATGGCCGAGTACTTCACCGACCCCGCCGGCCGCGGACCCGATCAGACGCTCGAACGACTCACCGACTACTTCCACCTCGACTGA